A single Nostoc sp. PCC 7107 DNA region contains:
- a CDS encoding DUF6761 family protein — MLQDTQTIRYYQRLTDTFVELWNRGYRMDDMRMYLDGYLAALRNSNAIEPYLIHRLEEEASRYLYDASNFAVPEPQPQHDYY, encoded by the coding sequence ATGCTTCAAGACACACAAACCATCCGCTATTACCAAAGACTCACAGACACCTTCGTCGAGCTATGGAATCGCGGTTATCGTATGGACGATATGCGGATGTATTTGGATGGATATCTAGCCGCGCTGCGAAATAGCAACGCTATCGAGCCATATTTGATTCATCGTCTAGAAGAGGAAGCCAGCCGCTACTTGTACGATGCCTCAAATTTTGCTGTTCCGGAACCACAACCACAACACGATTACTACTAA
- a CDS encoding ATP-binding cassette domain-containing protein, which translates to MDNFTSPAQLRFEQVNLFTKLKSNHQGYPILQDITFQVFPGERIAIVGVTGAGKTSLLRLINCLTEPSSGKIYLDNQEYRQISAIQLRQMVTLVLQESKLLGMTVQQALEYPLVLRGLPKATIQQRISHWLEQLQIPDDCLGRTEVQLSAGQKQLIAIARALIIQPKILLLDEPTSALDAGTASHLMQILIQLVQTQQTTILMVNHQLDLAQMFYTRLLHLHQGQLLADKPASEVDLASLQTSLIKAQTQAAEEWI; encoded by the coding sequence GTGGATAATTTCACATCACCAGCCCAACTCAGGTTTGAACAAGTTAATCTATTTACCAAACTAAAAAGCAATCACCAGGGATACCCCATCTTACAAGACATTACTTTCCAAGTATTCCCCGGTGAAAGAATTGCTATTGTCGGCGTAACAGGTGCTGGCAAAACCTCACTACTACGCTTAATCAACTGCTTGACTGAACCCAGCAGCGGTAAAATTTATCTCGACAATCAAGAATATCGCCAAATCTCTGCCATTCAACTGCGCCAAATGGTGACACTGGTGTTGCAAGAGTCAAAGCTACTGGGGATGACAGTCCAGCAGGCCTTGGAATATCCTTTAGTTCTGCGCGGTTTGCCCAAAGCGACAATTCAGCAACGAATTAGTCATTGGCTGGAACAATTGCAAATTCCTGATGATTGCTTGGGAAGGACGGAGGTACAACTTTCGGCTGGACAAAAGCAATTAATTGCGATCGCTCGTGCTTTAATTATCCAACCCAAAATCTTACTATTAGATGAGCCAACATCCGCCTTGGACGCGGGTACAGCCTCTCATCTGATGCAAATCTTGATTCAACTAGTTCAAACCCAGCAAACTACAATTTTGATGGTTAATCACCAGTTAGACTTAGCCCAGATGTTTTATACAAGACTTTTACATCTGCACCAAGGACAGTTGTTAGCAGATAAACCAGCTTCAGAGGTAGACCTAGCTAGTTTACAAACAAGTTTGATAAAGGCACAAACCCAAGCCGCAGAGGAATGGATTTAA
- a CDS encoding response regulator transcription factor gives MGSVCIEIVEGNPHLRSLLGWHLQQLEYRVNQAASIYQAREVFLTHQPTLVILDADLPDGDGIEFCRWLHRQQQPLILMLSARSNEADVVAGLKAGADDYLSKPFGMQEFLARVEALIRRKRTPTAPAYLDYGSLQIDLVQRRVRFQGEFIDLTPQEFSLLYVLAQAGGVPLSRSELLRRAWPDAIDNPRTIDTHVLSLRKKVELDPRQPSLIQTIRNVGYRFNMEILNANLPQSQTKLAKERFNNQRPTVTTQR, from the coding sequence GTGGGTTCGGTTTGTATTGAAATCGTTGAGGGGAATCCCCATCTAAGGTCGTTGCTGGGTTGGCACTTGCAACAGTTGGAATATAGGGTAAATCAAGCTGCCAGCATTTATCAAGCAAGGGAAGTGTTTTTAACCCATCAACCTACTCTAGTTATTCTAGATGCGGATCTGCCTGATGGAGATGGTATCGAGTTTTGCCGTTGGTTGCATCGTCAACAGCAGCCTTTAATCTTAATGCTGTCTGCACGTAGCAATGAAGCGGATGTTGTTGCAGGACTAAAGGCGGGAGCAGATGATTACCTCAGCAAACCTTTTGGAATGCAAGAGTTCTTGGCTAGAGTTGAGGCGTTAATTCGCCGCAAACGTACGCCTACTGCACCAGCATACCTGGACTATGGCAGTTTGCAGATTGATTTAGTGCAACGTCGCGTCCGCTTTCAAGGGGAGTTTATTGATTTAACGCCCCAGGAATTCAGTTTGCTGTATGTGTTGGCGCAAGCTGGCGGAGTTCCTTTATCTCGCTCAGAATTGCTGCGGCGTGCTTGGCCAGATGCAATTGACAACCCGCGCACAATTGACACTCATGTTTTGTCGCTACGCAAAAAAGTAGAACTTGATCCCCGCCAACCTAGTTTGATTCAAACTATTCGCAATGTGGGATACAGATTTAACATGGAAATTTTGAATGCTAATCTTCCCCAATCACAAACAAAGTTAGCAAAAGAACGGTTTAATAATCAACGTCCAACAGTAACTACTCAACGGTAA
- a CDS encoding S8 family serine peptidase, with translation MSDRINSSDFPTTGVPASNLGVVLQRGGEELVLEKATDRFTIRPATDFTPQQLSQVSWGIWQRSISQAQLELLTVAPAELDEAMAQARAAANVAFASHVYISKSNPGTFVYLGDQITIQFADGVETTRINAIASTYSLIQDKPVLGIPNTFVFLVSKQATENPIKITNQLQGLKEVLAAEPNIIINSESHYKPRDPLYTQQWYLNHSGGEDLVLGSHISMEKAWDITRGVRSVVVAVVDDSFDLNHPDFQGSGKVVAPRDLKQNDFLPLPDAKETSHGTACAGVAIAEENGAGIVGVAPGCAFMPIRTTGYLDDESVEQIFNWAIDKGASVISCSWGASAVYFPLSLRQRAAITRAATKGRKGKGCVILFAAGNANRPINGAVVEQNWPDKILQGKTDWLSGFAVHPDVMAVAASTSLNKKAAYSNWGDSIAVCAPSNNAPPGMSFPAKGYVYTQPAIASYLSGLGVFTTDQIGAAGYEKGDFTGNFGGTSSATPVVAGVAALVLSANPDLTAQQVKRILQETADKIVDPNADPQLGLKGGTYDGNGHSKWFGYGKVNAAKAVQAAKQMRETASPVSQQLRLSNTNQVGIPDNDRQGVKSAIAINESIMVRDIQVNVNVTHDFLGDLEIYLIAPNNQSVLLQNRTLGRRTNLQTSYGVRSHPALKQLLSLSGQGRWQLWLIDAAPQDTGRLNSWELVIGN, from the coding sequence ATGAGCGATCGCATCAATTCCTCTGATTTTCCAACCACAGGTGTACCAGCAAGCAATTTGGGAGTTGTTTTGCAACGCGGTGGTGAAGAATTAGTGTTAGAAAAAGCTACCGACCGTTTCACCATCCGCCCAGCTACCGATTTTACACCTCAACAATTATCTCAGGTAAGTTGGGGCATTTGGCAGCGAAGTATTTCCCAAGCACAACTAGAATTATTGACAGTTGCACCCGCCGAATTAGATGAAGCTATGGCTCAAGCCCGCGCGGCAGCAAATGTAGCCTTTGCCAGCCATGTTTACATAAGTAAAAGTAATCCTGGCACTTTTGTTTACTTAGGCGACCAAATCACTATTCAATTTGCCGATGGGGTAGAAACTACCAGAATTAATGCTATAGCCAGCACGTACAGCTTAATTCAAGATAAACCTGTTCTGGGTATACCTAACACTTTCGTATTTTTAGTTAGCAAACAAGCCACGGAAAACCCAATTAAAATTACGAACCAACTGCAAGGACTCAAGGAAGTTTTAGCCGCTGAACCTAACATTATCATTAACAGTGAGAGCCATTACAAACCTCGTGATCCACTTTATACACAACAGTGGTATTTAAATCATAGTGGCGGTGAAGATTTAGTATTAGGTTCGCATATCTCAATGGAAAAGGCTTGGGATATTACTCGTGGTGTGCGTTCTGTAGTTGTGGCCGTGGTGGATGATTCCTTTGACTTAAATCACCCGGATTTTCAGGGTTCAGGTAAAGTTGTCGCCCCCAGAGATTTAAAACAAAATGATTTTTTACCGTTACCTGATGCTAAGGAAACAAGTCACGGGACAGCTTGTGCGGGGGTAGCTATTGCAGAAGAAAATGGTGCAGGCATTGTTGGGGTTGCCCCTGGCTGTGCATTCATGCCCATCCGCACTACTGGTTATTTAGATGATGAATCTGTTGAGCAAATTTTTAACTGGGCAATTGACAAGGGTGCGAGTGTAATTTCTTGTAGTTGGGGAGCCTCGGCTGTTTACTTCCCGTTGTCGTTGCGCCAACGGGCGGCTATTACTCGTGCTGCTACAAAAGGACGGAAGGGAAAGGGTTGTGTGATTTTATTTGCGGCTGGTAATGCCAACCGTCCCATTAATGGCGCTGTGGTGGAACAGAATTGGCCAGATAAAATTTTACAAGGGAAAACAGATTGGCTCAGTGGTTTTGCAGTACATCCTGATGTGATGGCTGTTGCCGCTTCAACTAGTTTAAATAAAAAAGCTGCTTACAGTAATTGGGGAGATAGTATTGCTGTGTGTGCGCCTAGTAATAATGCGCCACCAGGAATGTCATTTCCCGCGAAGGGTTATGTATATACACAACCTGCAATCGCCTCTTATCTTAGCGGTTTGGGTGTGTTCACTACTGACCAAATAGGCGCAGCGGGCTATGAAAAAGGCGATTTTACCGGGAATTTTGGCGGGACTTCTAGTGCTACGCCTGTGGTTGCGGGGGTGGCGGCTTTAGTTTTATCAGCAAATCCTGATTTAACTGCTCAACAAGTTAAACGCATTTTACAAGAAACGGCTGATAAAATCGTTGACCCTAATGCTGACCCCCAATTAGGTTTAAAAGGCGGTACCTACGATGGTAATGGTCATTCTAAGTGGTTTGGTTATGGCAAAGTCAACGCCGCTAAAGCCGTCCAAGCGGCCAAGCAAATGCGAGAAACTGCATCACCAGTTAGCCAACAGTTGCGGTTAAGTAATACCAACCAAGTAGGAATTCCTGACAACGATCGCCAGGGAGTCAAAAGTGCGATCGCTATTAACGAATCTATTATGGTTCGAGATATTCAGGTGAATGTGAATGTCACCCACGATTTTTTAGGTGATTTAGAAATTTACCTAATCGCTCCGAATAATCAATCAGTGTTGTTACAGAATCGGACTTTGGGGAGACGGACTAACTTGCAGACGAGTTATGGTGTGCGATCGCATCCAGCCCTCAAGCAGCTGCTATCCTTATCTGGTCAAGGACGCTGGCAATTGTGGCTGATAGATGCTGCACCGCAAGACACAGGCAGATTAAATAGTTGGGAATTAGTCATTGGCAACTAG
- a CDS encoding BolA family protein has product MISPQQIEEMIKAELPDAQIQVQDLTGGGDHYQVTVVSSQFADKGLVQQHQLVYGALRQAMSTEAIHALALKTSTPEA; this is encoded by the coding sequence ATGATTAGTCCGCAGCAGATTGAAGAAATGATCAAGGCGGAACTGCCAGACGCTCAGATACAAGTGCAAGACTTGACCGGTGGCGGAGACCACTATCAAGTAACAGTCGTATCATCGCAGTTTGCAGATAAAGGACTGGTGCAACAGCATCAGTTAGTTTATGGTGCGTTGCGGCAAGCTATGTCAACTGAAGCAATTCACGCCTTGGCACTTAAAACATCTACGCCTGAAGCTTGA
- the grxD gene encoding Grx4 family monothiol glutaredoxin: MTPELKEKIDNLVHQNKILVFMKGNKLMPQCGFSNNVVQILNTLGVPFETIDVLADGEIRQGIKEYSEWPTIPQVYIDGKFVGGSDILIELYQKGKLQELVEVALAS; the protein is encoded by the coding sequence ATGACACCGGAACTCAAAGAAAAAATCGATAACTTAGTCCACCAAAACAAAATTTTGGTTTTCATGAAGGGAAATAAGTTAATGCCTCAATGTGGTTTTTCTAACAACGTTGTCCAAATTCTCAATACTTTGGGTGTTCCCTTCGAGACCATTGATGTTCTTGCTGATGGTGAAATTCGTCAAGGAATTAAAGAATATTCCGAATGGCCGACCATTCCTCAAGTTTATATTGATGGTAAATTTGTCGGCGGTTCCGATATCCTCATTGAACTTTATCAAAAGGGTAAATTGCAGGAATTAGTAGAAGTTGCTCTAGCTTCTTAA
- the tkt gene encoding transketolase yields MAVATQSLEELCINSIRFLAVDAIEKAKSGHPGLPMGAAPMAFVLWDRFMRYNPKNPKWFNRDRFVLSAGHGSMLQYALLYLTGYDSVSIEDIKQFRQWESKTPGHPENFMTAGVEVTTGPLGQGIANGVGLAIAEAHLAAKFNKPDAKIVDHYTYVILGDGCNMEGVSGEAASFAGHLGLGKLIALYDDNHISIDGSTDVAFTEDVSKRFEAYGWHVLHVENGNTDLEAIHKAIAEAKAVTDKPSMIKVTTTIGFGSPNKANTAGIHGAALGGDEVALTRKNLGWEHEPFVIPQDVLNHTRKAVERGAGYETEWNKTFADYKAKYPQEAAEFERYLSGKLADGWDKVLPTYTPEDKGLPTRKHSETCLNKIAAALPELIGGSADLTHSNLTEIKGKGDFQKGQYQNPNIHFGVREHAMGAICNGIALHGSGLIPYGATFLIFTDYMRAAIRLSALSQAGSIWVMTHDSIGQGEDGPTHQPIETLASLRAIPNLTVIRPADGNETSGAYKVAIERSKQNDPTLLVFSRQNLPNLAGTSIEGVTKGGYTVVDSEGTPELIIIGTGSELSLAVTAAEKLIAEGKKVRVVSLAAWDLFEAQDAAYKESVLPKAVNKRLVVEAASSFGWHKYIGTEGDTVTIDRFGASAPGGVCLEKFGFSVDNVLAKAKQLLG; encoded by the coding sequence ATGGCTGTTGCAACCCAATCCCTCGAAGAACTGTGTATTAACTCAATCCGCTTCTTGGCTGTCGACGCTATAGAAAAGGCCAAATCGGGACACCCAGGGCTGCCGATGGGCGCTGCTCCAATGGCATTTGTGCTATGGGATCGCTTTATGCGGTATAACCCCAAAAATCCCAAGTGGTTCAACCGCGATCGCTTTGTCTTGTCTGCTGGTCATGGTTCTATGTTGCAGTATGCGCTGCTCTACCTGACAGGCTACGACAGTGTCAGCATCGAAGATATCAAGCAATTTCGTCAGTGGGAATCTAAAACCCCTGGACACCCGGAAAACTTTATGACCGCCGGGGTAGAAGTTACCACCGGGCCATTGGGACAAGGTATCGCCAACGGAGTTGGTTTAGCCATAGCTGAAGCTCATCTAGCCGCTAAGTTCAACAAACCCGATGCCAAAATTGTCGACCATTACACTTATGTGATTTTAGGTGATGGTTGCAACATGGAAGGTGTTTCTGGTGAAGCAGCTTCTTTTGCCGGACACTTGGGATTAGGTAAACTCATTGCTCTATATGATGACAACCACATCTCCATTGATGGTTCTACAGATGTGGCATTCACAGAAGATGTTTCTAAGCGTTTTGAAGCTTATGGCTGGCATGTTCTCCATGTCGAAAATGGCAACACCGATTTAGAAGCTATCCACAAAGCTATTGCAGAAGCAAAAGCTGTCACCGACAAACCATCGATGATTAAGGTGACAACAACTATTGGTTTCGGTTCCCCTAACAAAGCCAACACTGCGGGAATTCACGGTGCAGCATTGGGTGGAGATGAAGTAGCATTAACCCGCAAAAATTTGGGTTGGGAACACGAGCCATTTGTGATTCCTCAAGACGTTCTTAACCATACCCGCAAAGCAGTAGAACGCGGTGCAGGCTACGAAACCGAATGGAATAAGACATTCGCTGACTACAAAGCTAAATATCCTCAAGAAGCAGCTGAATTTGAGCGTTATCTAAGTGGCAAACTGGCTGATGGTTGGGATAAGGTGCTACCCACCTATACCCCTGAAGACAAAGGTCTACCAACCCGGAAGCACTCAGAAACCTGCCTCAACAAGATAGCTGCGGCTTTACCTGAACTCATTGGTGGTTCCGCTGACTTAACTCACTCTAACTTGACTGAAATCAAAGGCAAGGGCGACTTCCAAAAAGGACAATACCAAAACCCTAACATCCACTTTGGTGTGCGGGAACATGCGATGGGCGCAATTTGTAACGGTATTGCCTTGCATGGTTCAGGGTTAATTCCCTACGGCGCTACCTTCCTCATCTTCACAGATTACATGCGGGCTGCCATCCGCTTATCTGCCTTGTCTCAAGCTGGGTCGATTTGGGTAATGACTCACGATTCCATCGGTCAAGGTGAAGACGGCCCCACCCACCAACCAATCGAAACCTTAGCTTCCCTGCGGGCTATTCCTAACTTGACAGTGATTCGTCCCGCCGATGGTAACGAAACCTCTGGTGCTTATAAAGTAGCGATTGAAAGATCAAAACAAAATGATCCTACTTTGTTGGTCTTCAGTCGTCAAAACCTCCCCAACTTGGCAGGTACATCAATTGAGGGTGTCACTAAAGGTGGATACACTGTTGTAGATTCTGAAGGTACACCAGAGCTAATCATCATTGGTACTGGTTCAGAATTAAGCCTCGCTGTCACCGCTGCGGAGAAACTCATCGCCGAAGGTAAGAAAGTTCGTGTTGTCTCCTTGGCTGCTTGGGATTTATTTGAAGCTCAAGATGCAGCTTACAAAGAGTCAGTTCTACCTAAAGCTGTCAACAAGCGTTTAGTTGTAGAAGCTGCTTCTAGCTTCGGCTGGCACAAGTACATTGGTACTGAAGGTGATACTGTCACCATTGACCGCTTTGGTGCTTCGGCTCCTGGTGGTGTTTGTTTAGAGAAGTTTGGCTTTAGTGTTGATAATGTGTTAGCTAAAGCTAAACAACTGTTGGGTTAA
- a CDS encoding 1-acyl-sn-glycerol-3-phosphate acyltransferase — protein sequence MIKSDFSKDTYEPKPTAQNSENHQVADAASQVSPLLGPMAYTLGRHLVLPLFFGRITITGQDNIPTTGPIILAPTHRARWDALLVPYATSLITGNDLRFMVTITECQGLQGWFVRHLGGFPVDTQHPTISTLRHGVSLLQQRKTLVIFPEGGIFRDRKVHTLKTGIARLSLSAEINHPGLGVKIVPMSINYSQPYPNWGTDVNINIGNPINVAEFTNGSIKQNAKRLTEELAKELQHLNHQEAEVTNGQWSMVNGQ from the coding sequence ATGATAAAATCTGACTTTTCCAAAGATACGTACGAGCCAAAGCCAACAGCACAGAATTCAGAAAATCATCAGGTGGCTGATGCAGCCTCACAAGTTTCTCCTTTATTAGGGCCGATGGCGTATACGTTGGGACGGCATCTAGTTTTACCTTTGTTCTTTGGCAGAATTACAATCACAGGACAAGACAATATTCCCACAACAGGGCCGATTATCCTGGCACCCACCCACAGAGCGCGTTGGGATGCTTTACTTGTCCCTTATGCTACTTCTCTGATTACTGGTAATGATTTACGCTTCATGGTGACAATCACCGAATGTCAAGGGCTACAAGGCTGGTTTGTGCGTCATTTAGGCGGATTTCCTGTAGATACCCAACATCCGACAATTTCTACCTTAAGGCACGGAGTTTCTTTACTTCAGCAAAGAAAAACCTTAGTAATTTTTCCTGAAGGTGGCATTTTCCGTGATCGCAAGGTTCATACTTTAAAAACAGGAATTGCTCGTCTGTCTTTGAGTGCTGAAATTAATCACCCAGGACTAGGGGTAAAAATTGTCCCTATGAGTATTAATTACAGCCAACCCTATCCTAACTGGGGTACAGATGTGAACATTAACATTGGCAATCCAATTAATGTTGCAGAATTTACCAATGGCTCAATCAAACAAAATGCTAAACGCCTAACCGAAGAATTGGCTAAGGAATTGCAACACCTAAATCATCAAGAAGCAGAAGTGACTAATGGTCAGTGGTCTATGGTTAATGGTCAATAG
- the tadA gene encoding tRNA adenosine(34) deaminase TadA: protein MSIEYPEYWTHRQWMSRALEIAQVAGEAGEIPVGAVIVDSSGNLIAKGENRKERDKDPTAHAEIVAIKEACQSLNSWRLHKCTLYVTLEPCPMCAGAIVQSRLGRLVYGVDDPKTGAIRTVLNIPDSAASNHRLQVLGGILESACRQHLQAWFANRRLQQKTTDSRKTVQ, encoded by the coding sequence ATGTCAATCGAATATCCAGAATATTGGACACACCGCCAATGGATGAGTCGGGCTTTAGAAATTGCCCAAGTGGCGGGAGAGGCGGGGGAAATTCCAGTTGGCGCTGTCATTGTTGATAGTAGCGGAAATTTGATTGCCAAAGGTGAAAACCGCAAAGAACGGGACAAAGACCCCACCGCCCACGCGGAAATTGTGGCGATTAAAGAGGCTTGTCAAAGTTTAAATAGTTGGCGGTTGCATAAATGCACCTTATATGTAACTTTAGAACCTTGCCCAATGTGTGCAGGTGCGATTGTGCAATCACGTTTAGGAAGACTTGTCTATGGAGTGGACGATCCCAAAACTGGCGCAATTCGCACTGTTCTTAACATCCCCGATAGTGCTGCTTCTAATCATCGTCTGCAAGTCTTGGGAGGCATACTAGAATCAGCTTGTCGTCAGCATTTGCAAGCTTGGTTTGCTAATCGAAGACTTCAACAAAAAACTACAGACAGCAGGAAAACTGTCCAATAA